The DNA sequence CGTTAACGTCTCTGTCTGCGATATGACCGCATTCAGGGTTAGCGCAAATATGGACTCTAGTGGCTAGCGGTTTTGGCGTTAGCTCCCAACACTTAGCACAACGCTGTGTAGGCTTGAGCTGGCGGGTAGGAGACTCAACATAGAAACCGTTTGCCTCAACCAACTTATAACTCAACATCTGCCCAATCATGCCAAACCCAACCTCAAGGATTGAACGGTTTAGCCCTGTCTTTTGAGCCTTGCGCTGGCTCCCCTTTTTGGCTTTGCGAGTCATGCCTTTGACGTTCAACTCTTCACCTGCAACTAGGCTGTTACTGCTGACTATGTGGCTGGTGGTCTTGTGCAACCAATCTCCACGCTGACGGGTGACTTTGCGTTGTAGCTTTGCTACAGCCTGACGCTGTTTTTTCCATCGACGCGAAGCTTTGATTTTTTTGTTACGGTTAGGTGCACGTTTGCGGCGTAGCTTTTTGGATGCCGCTTTAACCTGGCGTTGTCCCTCCTGGATGAACTCTGGCTTGGAGATCTGCTCTCCCGTCGAGAGCGTGATCGCCTCCTTGCACCCCAGATCTATCCCTACAGCACCATCACCCCCTGAGCGCACGGGCTCACATTTGACGGTGATTGAGGCGTACCATTTTCCGTAGCGACACAGAAGCGTGCAAGTCGTTGGCTGACCCCAAGTCCGAGACTGCCCCCGCATCTGAACCCTTCCCAAACGGGAAAGATTGAGATAGCCGTTGCCGCCATCAGACTCAGCTTTCCAGCCCGATTTGCACGGGTAAGTCCATCCTGAGTAATGACGAGAAGCCTTGAACTTGGGATAGCCGCCCCATCCCTGAAAGAAGCGCTGAAAAGCGAAATCTACTCGCTTCAAGGTTGCCTGCAACGCATGAGAGCCAAGTTCTTGATATTCAGGCCAAACTTGCTTAAAAGCAGGGAGACTGTTCTGTTGCTCGAAATAGTCAACGGAATGACCCAATTTCTGATACTGAGTTTTGCGATGACTCACAGCGGCATTATACAAACTGCAATTCAGTCGCTTCCAGTAATGAAGCTGAACTTCTTGCCTGCTGGATGGATAGAGTCTGTAAGTAATGCGACGTGTTAGCATATCTGTATTGTACGTTACTTGTACGGAATATGCCAAAAGAAAAGCGATTAGAAATTAGGTTGAATGATGAAGATTTTGCCAGGCTTGAGGCTTATGCAAAAGGAAAAGATGTCAGCATGGCTCAAATACTGCGCGAATACATTAAACGATTGCCTAAGCCTGTAGATTGATTGGCAATTCCGCTACGCGCTATTGTTCAGTTCAGAAATTGACTGCGTGGTGCTTGTAGTTTTGCTATGAGTTCTCGGTGTTGGGAGTGTCTATTCTGTCACTTTCTCGGCATCAGTCTTAAGAGGCAGCTTCCAAGCTAGAGTTTGCGAGTCTAACGTCTGGAAATCATGACTTAAGACACATCGGTAAGTGACACACCGATAGATCCGCAAAGATGGCCGACTGGATATTGTAAGTCTACAAGCCCAGAAATACCAGAGACACGGTCACTGATTCAGGAGAAGAGTATGAGTAGTCGTTCGGCTTCTAACCCTCAAGGTAGCACTCAGCGTCGGCGTCACGGCTCCATTCTAGCTTCTGTGGCTGGGCAAGCAAACATTGAAAAATCTGGGGTCGCGCAGGCTGGCTTTCATAAACAGCGAGGCAGCCAACTGCGTCTAACTGAGTCTTCATCTCCTCGCTCCAGCGCGAACCCTGAGTTGCACTCCCACGAGCAGGATCAACAACTGCGACAGCAAGCGATCGCCGCTGCTCAGCAAGGTTACTACGAAGTAGCAATTGATCTACTGAGCAAATTGTTGGAGCGACACCAAGCCAGCGCCACAGATTACAACAACCGGGGCTTGGCCTACTTTCAAAGTGGAGAAGATGAAAAAGCGATCGCCGATTACAACCAAGCGATCGCGCTTAATCCCAAGTTAACCAGCGTTTACAACAATCGAGCTAACTACTATGCGGCTCAAGGCCAATTAGCCGAGGCGATCGCCGACTACGGAGTTGCCATCGACCTAAATCCGGGCAATACCCGCGCTTGGATCAATCAAGGAATTACGTTTCGGCAGTTAGAGATGTATGAGCAAGCCATTGGCAACTTTGAGCTAGCGCTACACTTTGGTCAGCTCGAAGGCCACATTTACGCCGAGCGAGGCCGCACGTTTCATGTCATGGGCGACTGGAACTGTGCGATCGCTGATTACCAAAAAGCTCTACAAATTCTGCTTTTGACTCATACAGAATCAGCCCAACGACTCCGCCAACAAGTAGAAACTTGGCTCCACGACCTTCTCAGCCCCTTAAGGGCTTAGTTTGACCCACTTGCACAGCTTGAAAACTCTAAGCTGAGAACACCTGAGCTGTAGCATTGAGCAGGTCAAGAAAATTTTGTTAGTAACTTTAATCTAAGGAGTTGCCTCATCGGTATCAGCCAAGTCAGCAATGTCAGTCCAAACAACTTGAAGCTGCTTTGGATCAACTCGATTACTTTGCTCCTGCATGATCGACTTGGTTTGCTGCGGATCAAAATGATGACTAAACTCGTCACGTAGACGATTGACCCGCCCTTCCGTTACATTCACTTCAGCCCGAATTTCTTGTAACTTCTCTTGCTGCGACAACTGGTAGGGCAAGATTCGCGTCAAGGTAGAAACGGCTGCAACGGATAACGTCACATTAACGGCTAACTTAAGCGTTGTTTCAACCACAAGACCAACCGGGAGCTTAGTTGATGATTTTGTAGCTTTGGAGGGGCGACGCTGGGGAGGTGGAGGGGCCAGCCGTAGGTGTGTGTTGGTTCGGCGCAGGGGGCTTGAGGGTTGAATCGCGTTCATAGGAGGTGGAGTGATGGAGAACCATTAAATGTGACGCACCTTTGCTACCTAGACTCAATGGCAGGTTCTAATCAACCCATTCCATAACACTCAAGAGCTTGAAGTGGAGCCTATCTCAGCAGCAAAGCCTAATTGCTATCAGACAATCTACACTAAATTCTTCAGATTGCCCGGAGGTCTTGCCCCCACCCCTAAGATAGGCTCCGATCGCTCAATTTGCGAGCTTACTTATACAGTTCGGTGGCTAGACGGAAAGCCATAATCCCTGGGATCAAGGCAACGACTAGAGCGACATAGATTTGAGTATCTGATAAAGACATGTTTGAAAACTCCATATTTTGGGGTTGCTAGTTCACCAATTTCGGCCAAATTCTTGGCTTCTGGAACAACTTGTTACATGATGTAACAAAAAACATGGCTGAAACATGACTGAACTCTGCGATCGCCGCTGTTTTACTTGACTAAAAGCCTGTCTGGCTGCTCAACTGAGCTAAGCGGCAGAACCCAATCTAGTTCTAGGGGTTCGTCAATCTTTCATAGCAGGCCAACCGGAGCAGGGCTGTTTCATACAACGAAAGCGTTCCGAAGCAGGCCCCCCTAGCCCCCCAAATTTGGGGGGAATCAAGACTCAAAGTCCCCCAGAATTGGGGGATTTAGGGGGCAGTGCAGGGAGTTAAACCACATTTCAATTTTTCCTCTTGTAACATGAAACAGCCCTGGGCCAACCGGAGGGCGATCGGAGAGCAACTGATTGATTGTCAAAACTTAACTCGCTAAAAAAGAGTTCTCAATGAACAGTTGACACTCAACAAAAGTTGCATGCTTAGAAACTGCATGCTTAGAACATAGTGCTTGTAGCTCCTCAGGAGTTGGGCTACCTAAAGACTTCCTGCCCTAAGTTGGGAGATTTATGCAGTTCACTCTAGCAACTACCCAGTTCGTACGAGTGAGTAGTGGAAATGTTTTAAAGGTAAGCGATCGCCGTTACATCCTTCCAGGCTTAAGGTGGCTATACTTAAGCTATTTCAATGGTGAAGCTTGGCTTTGAAACCTTCAAAAGTACAGCCTTTAATTCAAACTTTACTAAGATATACACTTTTTAAGATTGGTAACTGTTTCGTTGGAAAGTCAAAGATCCGTCCGAACCCACTTCGATCGCCAGCTTAAGCGCCTGCAACGCGATGTTCTTCGCATGGGTGCCTTGGTAGAACAATCTTGTCGGTTAGCCCGTCAAGCGTTGTTTGAGCGAGATTTAGAAGCGGCTGAACGTATTAGCCAGCAAGATAAACAAATTGACCAGCTCTACCGTCAAATAGAGCTAGATTGTGTCAGCATGATGGCGCTACAAGCTCCTGTGAGTCAAGACTTGCGTTTAATCAGTGCCTTAATGCAGCTGGTGCGAGACCTGGAGCGAATTGGCGATTATGCAGAAGATTTGGGGGAAATCGCAGTCAAGCTCTTTCCTTACCCTGTTCACCCCTGCATGGAACGAGTACAGTTGATGCTAGACCGCTGTCAAGCAATGCTTGCCATGAGTTTAGCGGCTCTATCTGATCTAGACGCTGAGTCAGGTTTGGATCTCAAATCCAAAGACGATGCGGTGGACTCAGATTACCAAGACTTATACGACCTCCTTGCTCATCAAACCAATATTCCTGGGGTACTAGAGCCTACGGTTTTACTCGTGCTCGTGATTCGCCATCTAGAGCGCATGGCCGATCATGCAACCAA is a window from the Trichocoleus desertorum ATA4-8-CV12 genome containing:
- a CDS encoding transposase produces the protein MLTRRITYRLYPSSRQEVQLHYWKRLNCSLYNAAVSHRKTQYQKLGHSVDYFEQQNSLPAFKQVWPEYQELGSHALQATLKRVDFAFQRFFQGWGGYPKFKASRHYSGWTYPCKSGWKAESDGGNGYLNLSRLGRVQMRGQSRTWGQPTTCTLLCRYGKWYASITVKCEPVRSGGDGAVGIDLGCKEAITLSTGEQISKPEFIQEGQRQVKAASKKLRRKRAPNRNKKIKASRRWKKQRQAVAKLQRKVTRQRGDWLHKTTSHIVSSNSLVAGEELNVKGMTRKAKKGSQRKAQKTGLNRSILEVGFGMIGQMLSYKLVEANGFYVESPTRQLKPTQRCAKCWELTPKPLATRVHICANPECGHIADRDVNAAQVNLIWARGQELSSLVADEPSSTDCGSMRQLAQMKRQKPAAL
- a CDS encoding ribbon-helix-helix protein, CopG family, translated to MPKEKRLEIRLNDEDFARLEAYAKGKDVSMAQILREYIKRLPKPVD
- a CDS encoding tetratricopeptide repeat protein, producing MSSRSASNPQGSTQRRRHGSILASVAGQANIEKSGVAQAGFHKQRGSQLRLTESSSPRSSANPELHSHEQDQQLRQQAIAAAQQGYYEVAIDLLSKLLERHQASATDYNNRGLAYFQSGEDEKAIADYNQAIALNPKLTSVYNNRANYYAAQGQLAEAIADYGVAIDLNPGNTRAWINQGITFRQLEMYEQAIGNFELALHFGQLEGHIYAERGRTFHVMGDWNCAIADYQKALQILLLTHTESAQRLRQQVETWLHDLLSPLRA
- a CDS encoding photosystem I reaction center subunit XII, with the protein product MSLSDTQIYVALVVALIPGIMAFRLATELYK
- the phoU gene encoding phosphate signaling complex protein PhoU, which produces MESQRSVRTHFDRQLKRLQRDVLRMGALVEQSCRLARQALFERDLEAAERISQQDKQIDQLYRQIELDCVSMMALQAPVSQDLRLISALMQLVRDLERIGDYAEDLGEIAVKLFPYPVHPCMERVQLMLDRCQAMLAMSLAALSDLDAESGLDLKSKDDAVDSDYQDLYDLLAHQTNIPGVLEPTVLLVLVIRHLERMADHATNIGKRVAYIVTGQRY